A single window of Solanum dulcamara chromosome 5, daSolDulc1.2, whole genome shotgun sequence DNA harbors:
- the LOC129888655 gene encoding auxin response factor 9-like isoform X2: MATKGYFMSNQMHQQHNFSAEGEDELYPELWRLCAGPLVNVPKNEERVYYFPQGHMEQLEASTNQELNQRIPMFNLQSKILCRVLHTQLLAEQDTDEVYAQITLLPEADQVEPTSPDPSPPEPPRPKVHFFYKVLTASDTSTHGGFSILRKHANECLPPLDMTQQIPAQALVAKDLHGFEWHFKHIFRGQPRRHLLTTGWSTFVSSKRLVAGDSFVFLRSKEGEVRIGIRRLVRQPSSMPQSVISSQSMHLGVLATASHAVATQTMFVVYYKPRTSQFIVGLNKYLEAVNHQYSVGMRFKMHFEGEESPEKRFTGTIVGVEDSSSQWKDSKWRSLKVQWDESASVSRPDRVSPWDIEPFVASVTTPLIQPMGVKNKRHRAHNEPKASEPAPAAAQAVWIPSPQFNLVVEGQSGDNPFSLHTSQSNTTTTNSTFKARVDGIWSASKVNASLNMLLDETEASKSASSRPAFPSFASSQFRKQNDLLLPSLDDERKCDTITSCRLFGIDLKCPSFGSVMECPPLKPANNSDGSAEGCSGNKTSAGDSEDSSGLSRDSEDQKQEQLNPPPKEFHIKQISSTRSRTKVQMQGIAVGRAVDLTKLSGYDELIKELEEMFDIQEELHTRNKWEIVFTDDEGDMMLMGDHPWPEFCNVAKRIFICSSQDMKSFNAGIKSPSCLENETTVST; the protein is encoded by the exons ATGGCGACTAAAGGGTATTTTATGTCAAACCAGATGCATCAGCAACACAATTTCTCAGCTGAAg GTGAAGATGAATTGTACCCAGAGTTATGGAGATTGTGTGCAGGTCCATTAGTGAATGTTccaaaaaatgaagaaagggtttattatttcccacaaggtcacatggaacaa TTGGAGGCATCAACGAATCAGGAGCTGAATCAGAGAATACCAATGTTCAATCTGCAATCGAAAATCCTTTGCCGCGTTCTTCACACTCAACTTCTG GCTGAGCAAGATACTGATGAGGTTTATGCCCAGATTACTTTGTTGCCAGAAGCAGAT CAAGTTGAGCCAACTAGTCCAGATCCATCCCCTCCTGAGCCTCCGAGGCCCAAAGTTCATTTCTTCTACAAGGTTCTAACTGCATCCGATACGAGCACTCATGGTGGATTTTCCATTCTCAGGAAACATGCTAATGAATGCCTGCCTCCCCTG GACATGACGCAACAGATTCCAGCACAGGCTTTGGTTGCCAAGGACCTTCATGGTTTCGAGTGGCACTTTAAACATATATTTAGAG GCCAACCCCGGAGGCATTTGCTTACCACAGGGTGGAGTACCTTTGTTTCCTCAAAGAGATTAGTTGCAGGGGATTCTTTTGTATTCTTGAG GAgtaaagaaggtgaagttcgaATAGGGATTAGAAGGCTTGTTCGCCAACCGAGCTCAATGCCACAATCAGTGATTTCAAGTCAGAGCATGCACCTAGGAGTGTTAGCTACTGCATCTCACGCTGTTGCGACCCAGACCATGTTTGTCGTTTATTACAAACCGAG AACAAGTCAGTTTATCGTAGGCCTAAACAAATATCTTGAGGCTGTTAATCATCAGTATTCAGTTGGCATGAGATTCAAGATGCATTTTGAAGGGGAAGAGAGCCCTGAAAAAAG ATTTACAGGCACCATAGTAGGAGTTGAAGATAGTTCTTCGCAGTGGAAAGATTCTAAATGGCGATCATTGAAG GTTCAATGGGATGAATCTGCATCTGTTTCAAGACCTGACAGGGTTTCTCCTTGGGACATCGAACCATTTGTGGCATCAGTCACTACTCCTCTCATTCAGCCAATGGGAGTGAAGAATAAAAGGCATCGAGCACATAACGAACCCAAAGCTTCAG AACCTGCTCCCGCAGCTGCACAAGCCGTTTGGATTCCTTCACCGCAATTTAACCTTGTTGTTGAAGGACAAAGTGGTGATAATCCATTTTCCTTGCATACTTCACAATCAAATACAACTACCACTAACAGTACTTTTAAGGCTCGTGTAGATGGAATTTGGTCAGCTTCTAAAGTGAATGCTTCTTTGAATATGCTTTTGGATGAGACAGAAGCCAGTAAAAGTGCTTCATCTCGGCCTGCTTTTCCAAGCTTTGCGTCCTCACAATTCAGAAAGCAGAATGATCTCCTGCTTCCTAGTCTAGACGATGAGAGAAAATGTGATACAATTACATCCTGTAGATTGTTTGGTATTGACTTGAAATGTCCCTCATTCGGTTCAGTTATGGAGTGCCCGCCTCTAAAACCAGCCAACAATTCCGATGGCTCTGCTGAAGGGTGCTCTGGAAACAAGACTTCTGCTGGTGATTCAGAAGACAGCTCTGGCCTTTCAAGAGATTCCGAAGATCAGAAACAAGAGCAGTTGAATCCGCCACCAAAGGAATTTCACATCAAGCAGATTTCTTCCACCAGAAGTCGCACCAAG GTTCAAATGCAAGGAATAGCTGTGGGACGTGCTGTGGATTTAACAAAACTGAGTGGATACGATGAGCTCATAAAAGAACTCGAAGAGATGTTCGATATCCAGGAAGAGCTCCACACACGAAATAAATGGGAGATTGTTTTTACAGATGATGAAGGTGATATGATGCTTATGGGCGATCATCCTTGGCC AGAGTTCTGCAACGTTGCGAAGAGGATCTTCATTTGTTCTAGTCAAGACATGAAAAGTTTCAATGCAGGAATCAAATCGCCGTCTTGTTTAGAAAATGAAACAACTGTTTCAACATGA
- the LOC129888655 gene encoding auxin response factor 9-like isoform X1: MATKGYFMSNQMHQQHNFSAEVSGEDELYPELWRLCAGPLVNVPKNEERVYYFPQGHMEQLEASTNQELNQRIPMFNLQSKILCRVLHTQLLAEQDTDEVYAQITLLPEADQVEPTSPDPSPPEPPRPKVHFFYKVLTASDTSTHGGFSILRKHANECLPPLDMTQQIPAQALVAKDLHGFEWHFKHIFRGQPRRHLLTTGWSTFVSSKRLVAGDSFVFLRSKEGEVRIGIRRLVRQPSSMPQSVISSQSMHLGVLATASHAVATQTMFVVYYKPRTSQFIVGLNKYLEAVNHQYSVGMRFKMHFEGEESPEKRFTGTIVGVEDSSSQWKDSKWRSLKVQWDESASVSRPDRVSPWDIEPFVASVTTPLIQPMGVKNKRHRAHNEPKASEPAPAAAQAVWIPSPQFNLVVEGQSGDNPFSLHTSQSNTTTTNSTFKARVDGIWSASKVNASLNMLLDETEASKSASSRPAFPSFASSQFRKQNDLLLPSLDDERKCDTITSCRLFGIDLKCPSFGSVMECPPLKPANNSDGSAEGCSGNKTSAGDSEDSSGLSRDSEDQKQEQLNPPPKEFHIKQISSTRSRTKVQMQGIAVGRAVDLTKLSGYDELIKELEEMFDIQEELHTRNKWEIVFTDDEGDMMLMGDHPWPEFCNVAKRIFICSSQDMKSFNAGIKSPSCLENETTVST, encoded by the exons ATGGCGACTAAAGGGTATTTTATGTCAAACCAGATGCATCAGCAACACAATTTCTCAGCTGAAg TTTCAGGTGAAGATGAATTGTACCCAGAGTTATGGAGATTGTGTGCAGGTCCATTAGTGAATGTTccaaaaaatgaagaaagggtttattatttcccacaaggtcacatggaacaa TTGGAGGCATCAACGAATCAGGAGCTGAATCAGAGAATACCAATGTTCAATCTGCAATCGAAAATCCTTTGCCGCGTTCTTCACACTCAACTTCTG GCTGAGCAAGATACTGATGAGGTTTATGCCCAGATTACTTTGTTGCCAGAAGCAGAT CAAGTTGAGCCAACTAGTCCAGATCCATCCCCTCCTGAGCCTCCGAGGCCCAAAGTTCATTTCTTCTACAAGGTTCTAACTGCATCCGATACGAGCACTCATGGTGGATTTTCCATTCTCAGGAAACATGCTAATGAATGCCTGCCTCCCCTG GACATGACGCAACAGATTCCAGCACAGGCTTTGGTTGCCAAGGACCTTCATGGTTTCGAGTGGCACTTTAAACATATATTTAGAG GCCAACCCCGGAGGCATTTGCTTACCACAGGGTGGAGTACCTTTGTTTCCTCAAAGAGATTAGTTGCAGGGGATTCTTTTGTATTCTTGAG GAgtaaagaaggtgaagttcgaATAGGGATTAGAAGGCTTGTTCGCCAACCGAGCTCAATGCCACAATCAGTGATTTCAAGTCAGAGCATGCACCTAGGAGTGTTAGCTACTGCATCTCACGCTGTTGCGACCCAGACCATGTTTGTCGTTTATTACAAACCGAG AACAAGTCAGTTTATCGTAGGCCTAAACAAATATCTTGAGGCTGTTAATCATCAGTATTCAGTTGGCATGAGATTCAAGATGCATTTTGAAGGGGAAGAGAGCCCTGAAAAAAG ATTTACAGGCACCATAGTAGGAGTTGAAGATAGTTCTTCGCAGTGGAAAGATTCTAAATGGCGATCATTGAAG GTTCAATGGGATGAATCTGCATCTGTTTCAAGACCTGACAGGGTTTCTCCTTGGGACATCGAACCATTTGTGGCATCAGTCACTACTCCTCTCATTCAGCCAATGGGAGTGAAGAATAAAAGGCATCGAGCACATAACGAACCCAAAGCTTCAG AACCTGCTCCCGCAGCTGCACAAGCCGTTTGGATTCCTTCACCGCAATTTAACCTTGTTGTTGAAGGACAAAGTGGTGATAATCCATTTTCCTTGCATACTTCACAATCAAATACAACTACCACTAACAGTACTTTTAAGGCTCGTGTAGATGGAATTTGGTCAGCTTCTAAAGTGAATGCTTCTTTGAATATGCTTTTGGATGAGACAGAAGCCAGTAAAAGTGCTTCATCTCGGCCTGCTTTTCCAAGCTTTGCGTCCTCACAATTCAGAAAGCAGAATGATCTCCTGCTTCCTAGTCTAGACGATGAGAGAAAATGTGATACAATTACATCCTGTAGATTGTTTGGTATTGACTTGAAATGTCCCTCATTCGGTTCAGTTATGGAGTGCCCGCCTCTAAAACCAGCCAACAATTCCGATGGCTCTGCTGAAGGGTGCTCTGGAAACAAGACTTCTGCTGGTGATTCAGAAGACAGCTCTGGCCTTTCAAGAGATTCCGAAGATCAGAAACAAGAGCAGTTGAATCCGCCACCAAAGGAATTTCACATCAAGCAGATTTCTTCCACCAGAAGTCGCACCAAG GTTCAAATGCAAGGAATAGCTGTGGGACGTGCTGTGGATTTAACAAAACTGAGTGGATACGATGAGCTCATAAAAGAACTCGAAGAGATGTTCGATATCCAGGAAGAGCTCCACACACGAAATAAATGGGAGATTGTTTTTACAGATGATGAAGGTGATATGATGCTTATGGGCGATCATCCTTGGCC AGAGTTCTGCAACGTTGCGAAGAGGATCTTCATTTGTTCTAGTCAAGACATGAAAAGTTTCAATGCAGGAATCAAATCGCCGTCTTGTTTAGAAAATGAAACAACTGTTTCAACATGA